In a genomic window of Quercus lobata isolate SW786 chromosome 4, ValleyOak3.0 Primary Assembly, whole genome shotgun sequence:
- the LOC115983473 gene encoding microfibrillar-associated protein 1-like isoform X1 — MSVTAGVSDTIIAIRDKLRGKIGQTKVKRYWPGRAPEWADDDDAANAAHEDGDVALEQAFPRSRQDDSNIVRKDDARLRRLAQSRIDDREEVRADHRRIRQAEIVSTIEEEARMQEKLDMEEDDADALEERRRRIREKLLQREQEEAAILGEEEEEVEEEEEEEEEESEYETDSEEEHMGIAMVKPVFVPKSERDTIAERERLEAEERALEESKKKRLEERKVQTKQIVVEEIRKDEEIQRNLEMEADIADVDTDDEVNEAEEYEAWKVREIARIKRDRDDRESMLKEREEIERVRNMTEEERREWERKNPKPAAPQKQKWRFMQKYYHKGVFFQSNADDTAATAGSDNIYTRDFSAPTGEDKMDKTILPKVMQVKHFGRSGRTKWTHLVNEDTTDWDNPWTYNDPLRTKYNAKMAGMNAPIAKPKGSKKLKDWESR, encoded by the exons ATGTCGGTGACAGCGGGTGTTAGCGATACTATAATTGCCATTAGGGATAAGCTTAGAGGGAAAATTGGGCAAACAAAAGTTAAAAGGTATTGGCCCGGTAGAGCACCTGAATGggctgatgatgatgatgctgctAATGCTGCCCATGAAGATGGAGATGTTGCTCTGGAACAAGCGTTCCCGAGGAGTCGTCAGGATGACTCCAATATTGTTAGGAAGGATGATGCTAGGCTGCGGCGTTTGGCTCAGAGTAGGATAGACGATCGCGAGGAAGTGAGAGCTGATCATCGCCGCATTAGACAGGCTGAGATTGTTTCGACAATTGAAGAGGAAGCTAGAATGCAGGAAAAGTTGGATATGGAGGAGGATGATGCGGATGCTTTGGAGgaaaggaggaggaggattAGGGAGAAGTTGCTTCAGAGGGAGCAGGAAGAGGCTGCAATTTTGggagaagaggaggaggaggtagaggaggaggaggaagaggaggaagaggagtCTGAATACGAGACTGACTCGGAGGAAGAGCATATGGGTATTGCAATGGTTAAGCCTGTGTTTGTTCCCAAGTCAGAGAGGGATACCATTGCTGAGCGGGAACGTCTTGAGGCTGAGGAACGGGCCCTTGAGGaatcaaagaagaagagattggaGGAGAGGAAGGTGCAGACAAAGCAGATTGTGGTTGAGGAGATCCGAAAAGATGAAGAGATTCAGAGGAATTTGGAAATGGAGGCAGATATTGCTGATGTGGATACTGATGATGAAGTGAATGAGGCAGAGGAGTATGAAGCTTGGAAGGTGAGGGAGATTGCTAGGATCAAGAGGGATAGGGATGACCGTGAGTCGATGTTGAAGGAGAGGGAAGAGATTGAGAGGGTGAGAAACATGACAGAGGAAGAGAGGAGGGAGTGGGAGAGGAAGAATCCAAAACCTGCTGCGCCACAAAAGCAGAAATGGAGGTTCATGCAGAAATATTACCACAAGGGTGTATTCTTCCAGTCAAATGCTGACGACACTGCTGCAACTGCTGGATCAGATAATATTTACACTCGGGATTTCTCTGCCCCAACTGGAGAAGATAAGATGGACAAGACAATATTGCCCAAGGTCATGCAGGTCAAGCACTTTGGTCGTAGTGGAAGGACAAAATGGACTCATCTTGTCAATGAGGATACAACCGACTGGGACAACCC GTGGACATACAATGATCCTCTACGCACAAAATACAATGCAAAAATGGCTGGAATGAATGCACCTATAGCTAAACCTAAAGGAAGCAAGAAATTGAAGGATTGGGAGTCTCGTTGA
- the LOC115983473 gene encoding microfibrillar-associated protein 1-like isoform X2, whose protein sequence is MSVTAGVSDTIIAIRDKLRGKIGQTKVKRYWPGRAPEWADDDDAANAAHEDGDVALEQAFPRSRQDDSNIVRKDDARLRRLAQSRIDDREEVRADHRRIRQAEIVSTIEEEARMQEKLDMEEDDADALEERRRRIREKLLQREQEEAAILGEEEEEVEEEEEEEEEESEYETDSEEEHMGIAMVKPVFVPKSERDTIAERERLEAEERALEESKKKRLEERKVQTKQIVVEEIRKDEEIQRNLEMEADIADVDTDDEVNEAEEYEAWKVREIARIKRDRDDRESMLKEREEIERVRNMTEEERREWERKNPKPAAPQKQKWRFMQKYYHKGVFFQSNADDTAATAGSDNIYTRDFSAPTGEDKMDKTILPKVMQVKHFGRSGRTKWTHLVNEDTTDWDNP, encoded by the exons ATGTCGGTGACAGCGGGTGTTAGCGATACTATAATTGCCATTAGGGATAAGCTTAGAGGGAAAATTGGGCAAACAAAAGTTAAAAGGTATTGGCCCGGTAGAGCACCTGAATGggctgatgatgatgatgctgctAATGCTGCCCATGAAGATGGAGATGTTGCTCTGGAACAAGCGTTCCCGAGGAGTCGTCAGGATGACTCCAATATTGTTAGGAAGGATGATGCTAGGCTGCGGCGTTTGGCTCAGAGTAGGATAGACGATCGCGAGGAAGTGAGAGCTGATCATCGCCGCATTAGACAGGCTGAGATTGTTTCGACAATTGAAGAGGAAGCTAGAATGCAGGAAAAGTTGGATATGGAGGAGGATGATGCGGATGCTTTGGAGgaaaggaggaggaggattAGGGAGAAGTTGCTTCAGAGGGAGCAGGAAGAGGCTGCAATTTTGggagaagaggaggaggaggtagaggaggaggaggaagaggaggaagaggagtCTGAATACGAGACTGACTCGGAGGAAGAGCATATGGGTATTGCAATGGTTAAGCCTGTGTTTGTTCCCAAGTCAGAGAGGGATACCATTGCTGAGCGGGAACGTCTTGAGGCTGAGGAACGGGCCCTTGAGGaatcaaagaagaagagattggaGGAGAGGAAGGTGCAGACAAAGCAGATTGTGGTTGAGGAGATCCGAAAAGATGAAGAGATTCAGAGGAATTTGGAAATGGAGGCAGATATTGCTGATGTGGATACTGATGATGAAGTGAATGAGGCAGAGGAGTATGAAGCTTGGAAGGTGAGGGAGATTGCTAGGATCAAGAGGGATAGGGATGACCGTGAGTCGATGTTGAAGGAGAGGGAAGAGATTGAGAGGGTGAGAAACATGACAGAGGAAGAGAGGAGGGAGTGGGAGAGGAAGAATCCAAAACCTGCTGCGCCACAAAAGCAGAAATGGAGGTTCATGCAGAAATATTACCACAAGGGTGTATTCTTCCAGTCAAATGCTGACGACACTGCTGCAACTGCTGGATCAGATAATATTTACACTCGGGATTTCTCTGCCCCAACTGGAGAAGATAAGATGGACAAGACAATATTGCCCAAGGTCATGCAGGTCAAGCACTTTGGTCGTAGTGGAAGGACAAAATGGACTCATCTTGTCAATGAGGATACAACCGACTGGGACAACCC TTGA